TCGAACGCAATGATCGCACCGTCCATATAGTCCGTGCCGAGCACGCCCGCTTCGCGCCCGGCGTCGTGCCGGTCGGGAAGGCCGTATACCGTGACGTGCTCGATGTGACGATCGCTCATCGCCAAGTCGTCGATCTTGTAGAGGGGAACGTCTGCCGTACCCGTCTGTCCCGATAGACTCCCGGCTGCGCCCGCGACCGTTTTCAATTTCGCAAAGCGGGCGAACCATTGATAAACGGCAGAACCGTCGGCGCCGGTATCGAGAATGAATGGATACGGTCCTCGTCCGTTGACAAATACCGGCACGGTCTGATGACCGTCGGGCGATGGAGTGAGAGCTACCTGCGCATCCACGACAGTCCTCGCGACGAAGACAACGAGAAAGACGGCGCACAGTGCGAGAACACGGCGGAGCATACACAATCCTCTGTTTTGGGTTGCAACTAATTCTTTAAGAGTAATGATAGCCGCGTCTCGGCCCGCATGTCAAGGGTCCAGTCCGCGATGATCAGCGTGCCATAGCGATCGTACGCTGCGCAGAAGCCGCTCGAACAAAGATCATGATGTGACCGATCATGAACGTCGGGACCAGAGCTAACGGGATCAGCGACCACGGTAGCGCCGAGATCGCTGCGGAGCCGGCACCGGCGTGGAACACCTGCAGCGGAAACCCGTTGGCGGACGTAACGCCGAGCGCTACCGCAACCAAGAGGTCGAGCAGCCCCCACGCGTTCCACGCCAGCACGCGCGGGTCATTCGCGTTCTCCCCTCTCATGCTCAACGCGACCGGAAGAGCGAACGCACCGGCAACCATATCGCCGATGCCGGCGAAATATGGAAACGGGCCGCCGAGTGCTCCGGCAAAGGCAAGCAGCACGAACTCTACACCGAGAATGCGGATGACGTTGAGCGCAACGAATGTCCGCGACGCTACGCCGCGCCATACAAACGGTGCAGCGATCAGACTTGCGGCAAACAGCGCGACGAAGACCCGGAAGTCTTTTGCGTCGCCGTTCGCGGTGAGGGCTGCGATCAGCCCGATCCACCCGCCGGCCACCGCCGCGAACACGGCGCGATTCCAGAGAGGGGCAGGACGATTGCCGATGGTTGCGGCTACGATCGCGGCGAGCGAGGCGCCGGCGGTAACGGCTCCGAACGTGTCTAGCATCATGCAAGTGACTATACTGCGTTGACTTGCGTGATGCAAGTAGCTACACTGAAATTCGATGCAACACGCCAATCTCTCGGCACAGATCCCGTGTCCCATCGCTCGCTCGCTCGAAATCGTCGGGGAGTGGTGGACGCTGCTCATTGTCCGCGATGCGTTGCTCGGCGCGCGCCGCTTCGATGAATTCAAGGCGACGGGGATCGCCGATAACATTTTGGCCGCGCGCCTCAAGAAGCTCGTCGCCGAGGGTGTCCTCAAGAAGCGCGCCTATCAGCAGCACCCGGTGCGCTACGACTATGCGCTAACGATGAAAGGCCGTGCGCTTGCGCCGGTCGTGATAGCCCTGCGCACGTGGGGGAAGCGATTCACGAAGGGCCCCGATTCGAGCGGTGTGACGCACTCCGCATGCGGGCACGAATTGACGGCGGCGTTGTATTGCGCGGAATGCTCGCGGGTTGCGCTCGGTGACGATGTACGCGCCGTACCCGCACGATCGGAACGAGCGAGCTAGTGTCGCTCCGTGGGGGACCCCGCGTGCTCGTCTTCTGGTCGAGCGCGGTGTTCGCGTTGCAGATCGGGGTCGC
The sequence above is a segment of the Candidatus Baltobacteraceae bacterium genome. Coding sequences within it:
- a CDS encoding helix-turn-helix domain-containing protein; translation: MQHANLSAQIPCPIARSLEIVGEWWTLLIVRDALLGARRFDEFKATGIADNILAARLKKLVAEGVLKKRAYQQHPVRYDYALTMKGRALAPVVIALRTWGKRFTKGPDSSGVTHSACGHELTAALYCAECSRVALGDDVRAVPARSERAS